A stretch of the Alnus glutinosa chromosome 6, dhAlnGlut1.1, whole genome shotgun sequence genome encodes the following:
- the LOC133871223 gene encoding uncharacterized protein LOC133871223: MRGMARSLGHARFAFRHQSYNYSGGFVKTRKHLMRTNTGTACRLTNSAEFDRFRYHMFMISRFLSVGAAEVTNGDLNRAGPLVEYERRIAAGELVDGDSCQVDTLRELQRLYDELVASANACRLDRYSASEKSGRSRWLWSRFIPQSSYAPVKGLYLYGGVGTGKTMLMDLFFDQLPSSWRKSRIHFHDFMLNVHSRLQKHKGVADPLEMVAGEISDEAILLCLDEFMVTDVADALILNRLFKQLFSNGAILVSTSNRAPDNLYEGGLQRDLFLPFISTLKERCMVHEIGSSTDYRKMTSAEEGFYFIGKDLSGFLKKKFRQLIGDCIAAPQEVEVVMGRKLKVPLGANGCAYFPFEELCDRPLGAADYFGLFKKFHTLALEGVPIFGLHNRTAAYRFVTLVDVMYDNKGRLLCTAEGSPQELFERIVTISDAKSVAPRTSSRSRKNDDFDLCVDNELGFAKDRTISRLTEMNSKEYFEQHAAMFLAEKQLKVAMSQ; this comes from the exons ATGAGAGGAATGGCCCGATCTCTTGGACACGCCCGATTTGCTTTTCGGCATCAAAGCTATAATTACTCGGGTGGTTTTGTGAAAACCCGGAAGCATTTGATGCGGACCAATACTGGGACTGCATGTAGACTTACTAACAGTGCTGAATTCGATAGATTTCGATACCATATGTTTATGATCTCAAGGTTCTTGTCAGTAGGTGCCGCTGAAGTTACAAATGGAG ATTTGAATAGAGCAGGGCCTCTAGTTGAGTATGAACGAAGAATTGCTGCTGGTGAACTTGTGGATGGCGATAGCTGCCAG GTAGACACCTTAAGAGAACTTCAGAGACTATACGATGAGCTTGTTGCTTCAGCTAATGCATGCCGGTTGGATCGGTATTCAGCTTCAGAAAAATCTGGAAG GAGTAGGTGGTTGTGGTCTCGATTCATACCACAATCTTCGTACGCACCTGTCAAAGGTCTATATCTTTATGGAGGAGTGGGCACTGGAAAAACTATGTTGATGGACTTGTTTTTTGATCAATT GCCCTCCAGTTGGAGGAAGAGCAGGATCCATTTTCATGACTTTATGTTGAATGTTCATAGCCGCTTGCAA AAGCACAAGGGTGTGGCAGATCCACTTGAAATGGTTGCAGGGGAAATATCTGATGAAGCAATTTTATTATGTCTTGATGAATTTATG GTTACCGATGTCGCTGATGCATTGATACTAAACCGTCTGTTTAAACAATTGTTCAGCAATGGCGCT ATTCTTGTTTCCACTTCAAATCGTGCTCCAGATAACCTCTATGAAGGTGGACTGCAGAGGGATCTTTTTCTACCCTTCATCTCCACTTTGAAG GAACGATGTATGGTTCATGAAATTGGTTCATCAACAGACTATCGGAAGATGACTTCG GCTGAGGAAGGTTTCTACTTCATTGGCAAGGACTTATCTGGCTTTCTCAAGAAAAAGTTCCGTCAATTAATTGGGGATTGCATAGCTGCTCCGCAAGAGGTGGAAGTGGTAATGGGAAGGAAATTGAAG GTTCCTCTCGGTGCTAATGGATGTGCATATTTTCCTTTTGAGGAACTCTGTGACAGACCACTTGGAGCTGCAGATTATTTTGGATTGTTCA aGAAGTTCCATACCCTCGCATTGGAAGGTGTCCCAATTTTTGGACTACACAATAGGACAGCAGCATATCGGTTTGTCACTTTAGTTGAT GTAATGTACGATAACAAGGGCAGACTGTTGTGTACAGCCGAAGGGAGTCCTCAAGAGCTTTTTGAAAGGATAGTGACAATTTCTGATGCTAAGAGCGTTGCACCTAGAACTTCTTCAAGATCAAggaaaaatgatgattttgaccTTTGCGTGGACAATGAACTGGGATTTGCAAAAGATCGCACCATTAGTAG ATTAACTGAGATGAACAGCAAGGAATACTTCGAGCAGCATGCTGCTATGTTTTTAGCCGAGAAGCAGCTGAAGGTGGCAATGAGCCAATGA
- the LOC133870075 gene encoding uncharacterized protein LOC133870075 isoform X1 produces the protein MVVIQAEESNKVDPTTSKSEPPTSANANRDASDGFETASDTELPSDDDAGNSNNDGGASSSGGNGPPQADSDHALNDDDQLKQQKALAEANDAKSEGNKLFGDGLFEEAISQYDLALQVAPDMPSSVELRSICHSNRAVCFLKLGKYEETIKECTKALELNPTYMKALARRGEAHEKLEHYEEAIADMKKILELDPSNDQAKKTIRRLQPLAEEKREKMKEEMIGKLKEMGNSVLGRFGMSVDNFKTVKDPNTGSYSISFQR, from the exons ATGGTGGTGATTCAAGCGGAAGAGAGCAACAAGGTCGATCCCACAACATCAAAATCGGAACCGCCCACATCGGCGAATGCCAACAGGGACGCCTCCGATGGCTTCGAGACCGCCAGCGATACCGAACTGCCCAGCGACGACGACGCCGGCAACAGCAACAATGATGGAGGGGCAAGCAGCAGTGGAGGAAATGGACCCCCACAAGCCGACTCCGATCACGCCCTAAATGACGACGATCAACTCAAACAG CAGAAAGCCTTAGCGGAAGCTAATGATGCAAAATCGGAAGGAAATAAGCTGTTTGGAGATGGGCTGTTCGAGGAGGCAATATCACAGTATGACCTTGCTTTACAGGTTGCTCCAGATATGCCCTCTTCTGTGGAGTTGCGTTCCATATGCCATTCAAATCGGGCAGTATGTTTTCTGAAACTG GGAAAATATGAGGAAACAATCAAGGAATGTACGAAAGCATTGGAACTAAATCCTACATATATGAAAGCTTTGGCTAGAAGAGGAGAAGCTCACGAAAAGCTTGAACATTATGAGGAGGCTATTGCTG atatgaaaaaaatattggaatTGGATCCTTCAAATGACCAAGCTAAAAAAACCATTCGCCGCTTGCAACCATTGGCAGAAGAAAAGCGAGAAAAGATGAAGGAAGAGATGATTG GGAAGCTGAAAGAAATGGGCAACTCTGTATTGGGTCGCTTTGGAATGAGTGTTGACAACTTCAAAACTGTCAAAGATCCAAACACTGGCTCCTATTCCATTTCTTTCCAACGTTAG
- the LOC133870075 gene encoding uncharacterized protein LOC133870075 isoform X2, with product MVVIQAEESNKVDPTTSKSEPPTSANANRDASDGFETASDTELPSDDDAGNSNNDGGASSSGGNGPPQADSDHALNDDDQLKQKALAEANDAKSEGNKLFGDGLFEEAISQYDLALQVAPDMPSSVELRSICHSNRAVCFLKLGKYEETIKECTKALELNPTYMKALARRGEAHEKLEHYEEAIADMKKILELDPSNDQAKKTIRRLQPLAEEKREKMKEEMIGKLKEMGNSVLGRFGMSVDNFKTVKDPNTGSYSISFQR from the exons ATGGTGGTGATTCAAGCGGAAGAGAGCAACAAGGTCGATCCCACAACATCAAAATCGGAACCGCCCACATCGGCGAATGCCAACAGGGACGCCTCCGATGGCTTCGAGACCGCCAGCGATACCGAACTGCCCAGCGACGACGACGCCGGCAACAGCAACAATGATGGAGGGGCAAGCAGCAGTGGAGGAAATGGACCCCCACAAGCCGACTCCGATCACGCCCTAAATGACGACGATCAACTCAAACAG AAAGCCTTAGCGGAAGCTAATGATGCAAAATCGGAAGGAAATAAGCTGTTTGGAGATGGGCTGTTCGAGGAGGCAATATCACAGTATGACCTTGCTTTACAGGTTGCTCCAGATATGCCCTCTTCTGTGGAGTTGCGTTCCATATGCCATTCAAATCGGGCAGTATGTTTTCTGAAACTG GGAAAATATGAGGAAACAATCAAGGAATGTACGAAAGCATTGGAACTAAATCCTACATATATGAAAGCTTTGGCTAGAAGAGGAGAAGCTCACGAAAAGCTTGAACATTATGAGGAGGCTATTGCTG atatgaaaaaaatattggaatTGGATCCTTCAAATGACCAAGCTAAAAAAACCATTCGCCGCTTGCAACCATTGGCAGAAGAAAAGCGAGAAAAGATGAAGGAAGAGATGATTG GGAAGCTGAAAGAAATGGGCAACTCTGTATTGGGTCGCTTTGGAATGAGTGTTGACAACTTCAAAACTGTCAAAGATCCAAACACTGGCTCCTATTCCATTTCTTTCCAACGTTAG
- the LOC133870660 gene encoding protein MOS2-like, whose translation MKFSLQSKSSSKPKPKPIKPNFDDAGNNNDHHDSKQLQYITEFDASKTLARSNQPKIPVIPPIPNQWRPHKRMKNLDLPITSQSSAASGALSFELESQPHVPDSNISFGLNLRDKSEYKDDDERPRSTAPVPVEAVMLQKLKDDLDRLPEDRGMEEFDDVPVEGFGAALLAGYGWQKGRGIGRNAKEDVKVIQYEKRTDKHGLGFLSSDERDKEEEAKAKRRDTERRSSKAGKKSSRSNVEEEEPKKAKAKKSGQVAWLKSHIRVRVISKELKGGRLYLKKGEVVDVVGPTTCDISMDESRELVQGVSQDLLETALPRRGGPVLVLYGKHEGVYGNLVRRDSEQESGLVQDANNHELLRVPLEQIAEYIGDPSCLGY comes from the coding sequence ATGAAATTCTCACTGCAATCAAAATCctcttcaaaacctaaacctaaaccaaTCAAACCAAACTTCGATGACGCCGGCAACAACAACGACCACCACGACTCCAAACAATTACAATACATCACCGAATTCGATGCCTCGAAAACCCTAGCCCGCAGCAACCAACCCAAGATTCCCGTTATCCCTCCCATCCCTAACCAATGGAGGCCCCACAAGAGGATGAAGAACCTCGACCTTCCCATCACCTCCCAATCCTCCGCCGCCTCCGGGGCCCTCTCATTCGAGCTCGAATCGCAGCCCCACGTCCCCGATTCCAACATCTCCTTCGGTCTCAATCTCCGCGACAAATCCGAATACAAGGACGATGATGAACGCCCGCGATCTACTGCTCCTGTTCCCGTGGAAGCGGTCATGCTCCAGAAGCTCAAGGACGACCTCGATAGGCTACCGGAGGATCGCGGCATGGAGGAGTTCGACGATGTCCCCGTCGAGGGCTTCGGCGCCGCCTTGCTCGCCGGCTACGGATGGCAAAAAGGTAGAGGGATCGGGAGGAACGCCAAAGAGGACGTGAAAGTCATTCAGTACGAGAAGCGGACCGACAAGCACGGCCTAGGGTTTCTCAGCTCCGACGAAAGAGACAAAGAGGAGGAGGCTAAAGCGAAAAGGCGCGATACGGAAAGGAGGTCCTCCAAAGCTGGCAAAAAGAGTTCGCGTTCGAacgtagaagaagaagagccgAAGAAGGCAAAGGCGAAAAAGAGTGGACAAGTGGCGTGGCTGAAGAGTCACATTCGGGTGAGGGTAATAAGCAAGGAACTCAAAGGAGGAAGATTGTACTTGAAGAAGGGGGAGGTTGTGGATGTGGTTGGACCAACCACGTGTGATATATCAATGGACGAGAGCAGAGAGCTCGTTCAAGGGGTCTCCCAGGACCTTCTTGAGACGGCGCTCCCTCGCCGTGGGGGACCCGTGCTTGTTTTGTATGGTAAGCACGAGGGGGTGTATGGGAATCTGGTTAGGAGGGATTCGGAACAAGAATCTGGCTTGGTTCAGGATGCCAATAACCACGAGTTGCTCCGTGTGCCACTCGAACAAATTGCTGAGTATATTGGGGATCCCAGCTGCCTTGGATATTGA